TTAATCTGCATGATGACAGACTCGATGGAATAGGCACTGCTCCAGCCCTGTAGACATGCAACAAACAATCAGTGCACATCCAGTTCACAGTTGACATGGCGACACTATCAGATGACTTAAACAAAGTGCTTGTATCGTTAGGTAAATCTAGACATTAAAAAGGTGAATGAACAAGCCTGTGAGGAATGCAGTGTGATGACGTACATGTACTCAGGTCAGGTAAAGGAAatgaattgttttttatttgcaacAACGACAAATGACACCGGAACTTGAAGGGATAACACACCTGCTTGGTGAGTAGTTCCATGCACAGGGCCCCTCCTCCAAGGACATAACTAAAGCAAACACCAAAACAATCATTCAGGCttgacagtttaaaaaaaaaaaaaaaaaaaaaaaaaaaactcatgccTGGTTTAACAATCAGTTTCCAAATGTGCATATTAAACAATTACCACATATTAGACACTGCACGTGACCTCATACAATTTATAAGAAGTATCTATTTTGATTTAAGCTTCAATCTAATAGGTTTTCATCAGACAGGAAAACCACACCTTTCCTCTACTGTACACACTATAAAGCAACACCCATGCCAGCACAAGTTAAAGATTATGCAATTGAAAGACAATTCTAGTTACTCACCCGCCAGACAGCACAGGAGAAACTACTCGTACAAATGGCGGATCAAAGGGAAAGTTGTCCTGTAGAACAAAGAGCAAAATATATTTCCTTGTTTTGTTCCCATCACTTCTACCATTATGAACTgttatatcattttaataaaaaaaaaaagaagaaacagcaaaaaaacacaactaacAGCCACAGTTTGTAACTAAAGGTCAGAAAGGACAGGAGCGACGGGCAATTAACTGGGGATTTGACAAACTGATGATTCAATAATCAATAAAGCTGCAAACTGATGGACACGGAAACAGACAAATGATTAAActatttggttaaaaaaaaaaaaaaaaagattaaatgagaaaggaataaaacaatggggcatgctgtaCTCTGGGGTGGAAACAAAGCCAACCCCGCTAAACCCAAACTCCACTGTTGTGAACAtacccatggtggaaaactcactgactgttacaaaacactggctgacactggagactccttccaaaaatattacataaatgtctccttacagaaatcttcatcatatcaacagttacatacatttacatacgTTTACATACGTTTGCcgcataaattattttatccatttatcattacactactgtcagagctgctgttatagaaaattaatttatactttctgaccaatcagaatcgataattcaacagtgctgtggtgtaaaacaaattaataaatgaatcaagaaaaaataatgaattgaaAAACTCCAATCATTTAAAACACGAGAAGTAATTCATCataatatattttcttattttattactgtcTCTATtcctttttaatgtatttatttattaatctaaatTTTATTTATCCCTTTAGAgtgaaggctatcacatgcttcttctgagacacatgaagcaaGCCTACCGCATCTTttctaactgctgctcatgctgcatcactggGCGGCGTAACACaattggaggaaagcgctatccgcctccttctgcatgcatgagttCACAGAAGCCCATGACTgactagtgtcgctgtgattgacaggggagagaggggagagaggggagagagtaggcccctcccacccacagccagttttgctcttttaGATTTCTGGCCATGAACAGCTATGGCGCTGTTGGGAATCGAACTCGCAATCTGGTGATGAACAGATGAACGCTTTCGGTTGCAATATTGCTTTTTTAGTATCGGCTGCACAAACAAGTGACCaataagagatttttttttggtgtgtgtgtgttgatggccTTTGGGGTTCAATTACTTCAGATTAGTGAATAATAACTGGTTCCACAGCGAATAGAGAAAGAGCAGAGAAATGGATCAGATGGTGAGTGGGTTGGAATCCTTGCAGTTTCatgttgttctgtttttgttagTGCTTTCTTTTCTCCACACATTCAGAACCGACAGTGTACTGGTGACTCTTGATGcgtacagaggcaaaaaaagACTCACTTTGTAGGAGAAATTGAGAAGGATGTAATCCATGCCCTCCTTCTCTTTCAGCACTTGAAGGTCACTGTGCAGAGGGCTGTCTGGATCAACTCTGCTcgaataaaaacacaacaataaggTGCTTCATTCTCACAGCATGTATAGATCATACTAAAACATGCCAAAAAAGGAACTCCAAATGTACAGAAAAGATCCTTACGTTCTTAGCTTGACGTGCCACTCGTATAGGCTATCATTAACAAGCTCCACTGAATAGATACCTGCAAGAGGAAAGCAAAACATGAGCTGTAGTTCTTCACTCattcgtacacacacacacacgcatcataAAGGACTTGCCTGATTTATAACTCTGAGATCTGTAAATCTCACGAAGTTCCTTCATTAGACGATCTGAGGCTTGGACGGAGCCTGACACTGCTCCCTGCGACACAAAACACAGGCACGAAGATAGCGGAGTTAGAGCCACAGCTCAGCTCACAGCACACAATTTAAAACTAGCAGGAGAGGATTGTATGAAGTGAGCTAACTCAGAGCTAAACCAGgcttattttaaaatggaagcTAATCATAAGCTCCGCTGAGTTACTATAGCAATGTGCTTTTGGACAAACCTGCTCCAGGTAAGGCTAATGTTGAACGTTAGCTTGATCAAATCTACTAGACAAGCCACATGATATCATGGTTCACCAATGTTCTGCCTAACAAATTGCTGCAAACCTCACACCCCTATTATTACATTagaaagctccgcccccaaaacaTACAGTGAGTTTTACAGTTatcattagcaaggactgttatgacatcactttcaagagCACTGAGacattcaactgcttgaaagccaagttacaactctataaacatgcaacttctcctcataatgatttatgagcaGGTGAAGGgcgttgggggcgtgtctataaaatgactaacAAGAGGCCAATCCAAATACCAACAAACATTCCAGACCAGaaggctgtttttttgtttgttttttttttcagttatgtaatacacttgttctgagaCAATGATTTAAACTATTAGTTTTCATCACTTCTACATAATTTGTACTAATTTGTACATAATTTCCACATTATATATactagtgaaaaacaaaaaatattgactaCTGCATCTTTAAAAACTAGTGGCTTGCATATAATAAATTAAGATGTCATTTTCTCTTAGCTTTCTAATACATAGATATAGATAAGATAAAATCAACTATGCAGGAAATGTCACTGGTCGTGATGTAAATGAGCTAAAATGTAGACCAAAACAGTAGCCCACAATAAAGGTTATTGTATGATCAACATGTCTAGACTTGAATTATAATTCAAGTGTATGAAAGAGTGCATACAGTGCATAGAGCATTCAGACTTTGGGACGTTACAAATCCCTGACCATTTCCCTTTAGGTTTTTGACGCACAAACTGAATTTCTCTGCACTTCTTTTCCACTAGCGCATTTCTTTCTGAGTAAACAAAGGTGGAAACATTGCCAACCAGAACTgtaccacaaaaaaaatcccctaGCACATGATGGTGGAcacaacagtaagaaaacagtaAGGCAAACATGTGGTGCGATGGCTGCTTagtaataataagcagctcctccattttctttcaCTGACCAAACAGACCACAGTCCCACCCACCTTTACTTGACTGCCTCACAAGACAGAGGCTCATGATTTCACAGGGCAAATTTCACCTAGACAAAGTCATCCTTTCCACTTCAGTGCACATggtgaattttattttcatttggtCTAACTTAgctgagaaagaagaaaagtgtaATTTTTCTCATGTATCACTCCAGCAAGAAGTCAGAAATCATAAATGTTACggttaaactgtaaatgttgtaGGCTCAGCAGTAAGGCAGTTTGATTTGCACTCAAAAGGATCCTTGTTTATTACTTTTCCTGCTTCCTTCATGGTGGTTGCTAAAATATACAATGCAATtagtttatgcatttttttcctttcataaaaatattcaaacagGTTTGCACTTACcattgtgatataaatatttacatttaacattcacCAGCTGTTCATTCTAAACCCGTAAATTCAGTGGAGTAACTGATATAATTGATATTTGAATTTGGTCTAATTTCAGAGAACTCCCGTGGTTCCGTTCCTTGGTTATAGCCTGCTCAAGAAAGgactgtattatattttattcagattatttatttagataattTTTTCCCTTATACATTCCGTTAGCTATTGCCTGCCAGACAGCTTCGAAGGCTTTATTAATATGCAATCACTTTCCTTTTGTCATAATTCTGTTTTGTAGACTTAATTAGCAATTTTTGCTTGgcaggagaagagaaaaaaaaaaagtgcgtCCTTTTAACGGCTTCTTTGCGATTACTTCTGCACCCAATTGTCACAGCTGCTTACATATTGCATGTGTGAGCCTCAATTACTACAGAATAGCCTAAACTGCAGGAATGGATCACACCTTCATTTTGTTAGCGGAGTCTGGTGTGATCCATCTGGTTGAATTAAATGAGgctctttaaaagaaaaaaaaaaaaaaaaacctggattTTTATTAGCTTGCTTCATTGACTACCCATCTTGGCCGCCCAGCCAAGATACATGGCCTAATCAATGCTAATAAACCTGCAAATATTACAAGGACACTAATAATCTCAGAGAAATGATTTAGCACTGCAACATATATATTTAAGCTGTATGGTCTGCTCAGTTTTACAGCCTTAAAGGCATGACAAAGGGCATGTGTTCCAGTTTCACTGAACATTTGGCACTGCCTGCAAACGACTGCACTGTTAAATAAGGAAACAACTCAATACTGTTACAAAACTAAAAGTGCTAAGGAAATCTACTAGAATGGACATTATGATTAAGGAAATTCCATTCTAGACGTTTGCAATGTCTGCTACTGCTATCATCTGTGACCGTACCTTTAACGTTACCCCACCAATATGACATGGCAGACACGGGCTCAGAATCAGTGTCATTGTACTTGCTATCCCCTTTGAACCCGCAAAGCGTAAGAAAGGTCACCTTACCGAATGAGCACTTACGTTCAAGTGGTCCTGCCTCTGGTTCTTGCGGATCTTCTCGAGGATAGCCAGGTTCTCTTTCTCGATGCCATCATCCTCAGACTTCTTCCCATCTACTGGCTCCTCCTCTTTCATCTCATAGTGATCGAGCTCCTCTATGTCctgatgaaaacacacacaccagaacatacacacccacacaacaAATTAGTGCTCAGTTATCAGGAACAGTTACGGAACCACAACAGTACATAACAAAGCCTTCAAAGATGAAATCAAAAacatgtcctgaagactcttctgtggtagaaaacttactgactgtaacaaagtgctgaccaatcagattcgagaattcaacagtgctgtggtgtaacagATGATGACGCAGTATTCACAGAAAattcatgctagctagctagttaaataaCATAAGTTATGAACGAAAGCTATTCAGAGCCCCTGACTTTTCCTCATTTCTTTACACTAAGAAATTCATTTTATCTCATCATTCAGAACAAATACTCCACAAGGGAAAAACCATAAACAAGTTTTCCAATGTTTTgtcaatttattaaaaaagaattttgacaGAATTGgatattgttaaataaatcctAATGAATATGACAATGCAAATCATGCTTGTGTTTAACTGTGACAAATGTGAGATAATTTACTCACAGTTAGCTATCTGACAAGCTATTTGGAATGACAGAATGGCACAGAAATTTTGATGTCaagtttataaattatattaatatatcctGGCATTTTGATGAGGGTAATCTTggaattattcataaacaataataatattattcaaCACAGATTATTATAATGCCTTAAAGGTAGGTAggattagtcttttttttccttcttccaagATTAGATCTCTAACACTTAGGAGGGTTCGACATTTGAACGTTTCCCCGCCCGTGTccatgaagctccgcccacatgaTTTACCATGGCTCGTAGAGTGTCTGTGAaatgacaggaagtctatgcaaacacaaacaagcctTCTAGACTgaaagtcagttttccaaacgggttttctcatccactttatcatgttctacatatctttcaggttatttgtacaagtaaggaatttaaaaaaagaaattcaactAACTcaactttttaaattatatttcaaggaaaaaaaaaaaagaaggaaaaagaattgCACCTCTCCCatgtcttcttcctcttcttcctctgaaGTTACTTCATCTGTAGTACCATGCTGCATAAACAAAAAAGGATACAATTACCAAAGACAAACTAGAACTACTTTAATCTGTCAGATGTTTAGTCAGGCCTGCGTACCTTTCTTTCTTGGTTGACAGGGCCAGCGGGGAGAGGCTGATCCAGCATCTCTACATCGGGATGCTGAGGTAGATTATACAGCCTACACAGGTCACAGATCAGCCTCTTCAGCTGCTGCAGGAgctgacagacaaaaaaaagaaaagaaaaacacatttcgccttgatcattatttaaaaaaaaaaaaaaagtcgccaTATTTACTGAAATGCCTTATTTACTAAAACACAAGCTGTCTCTGGGAAATGAGAGACAAAAAACTCATCATTAAATCCTTTTAAGTCTTAACACAGCTAAATGATATTCATTTTCTGAGCTCATGGACAAATTATTCTTAGCAGGTTAATGGAGCTCGTGTCATGCcatcacagcagcagcagcaagcagAATTTCCCCAGGACACACCGAGCACCTCACACCAGCTCGCACAAGAACATGAAATGGTGTCCATGGCAAACACAAACAGGAATAAAACCGGAGCAGTCGAAATAACGGTCTTTTGGCCCtcaaaaaaacatactgtaaaGTGGGGTTTTAAAATGGCACAAGAGTTCGACTGCAGCAACGTTTGCCCCAACATCAGAGTTTTTAGACTCCTGTAATCTTCTTCTAGTCTTGTTTATTTCACACGCTATTTCTCACAGCTTGCCTTCATGCTGTGTGTTATGAGTGTAGCCTCAGGAAACTCGGTACTGAAGAAGTTAGCAAATTTGTGGTTAGTCACAGTGCCAGGTCGTGTTGTGGTTCGTCCTGATGTTCACAAATTAATCAGAAAAGCACAGACTATTAGAAAATACCTATTTTCAAAGCCAGTGTGTCCCAAATTACAGCACAAGCATCAAGAAGAAAAGCAGAACACATTGCTCTCTCTGCTAATTTGTAAACCTACTCACAGTGGGCTCATTTTTCAATATTGTAccaaagttgtgtgtaaatgttttcctaACTACAGATTCATGCCAGATTTACCAAAGTTTcagtaatgctgattttctttgtactcacgTGCACGTGTTGACCTGTAACTTCCCAAGTGtgttcacagcacagctgatttacaatTAATGGTGCCTACAAAACTCAataaaggcaaagctcacagagctgaaaatgagaaaatggcgGCTCCTAAACACGACATGGACAAAATCTTCCAGtaacgcagctcagccactgcagcgcgtCAGCTACAACAGACACACTACCGCTTCCGTCCTTTATAGGACACATTACATTTGTCCTAATTGAAGGCTAGTTTTATCTGTCATGGCTATCGAGGCTCGTTATAcataaattcatacaaattcaGAAGTTCTTGTCagatatgaatgtttttttccgAACTAATGGTTAACTctaacactgactgtacagttcacggttttgagaaagtaaatacacTATAAACTCACTAATGATAGATGCTTGGCTTGTTGCTAACATTACACACTCTTTCATGAAGGCAtctatgtgtacatgtgtacataATCCCTAACCACGTTTTTTGTGTAAACActcctgtgaatgatttatgattaaattaacTTGCATCCAGTTTGTTAATGGTTTCAAGACCCCATGGATGACAACACAAAGCTGCATTACACAGTCTTCACTGCAGCGTAACCACATTATGCGGCACACATTACTATTTTCAGCATCGGGGTCTGGGGTGTTCGAAAATGTTCCTGCCGTGCTATTAAAGCCCGAGAGTGGGCTAAAAAGAAATCAATATTTGCATGGGATATTTTTGTCTATCACACCACCGTCGGCTTCTCACAGCACCAATGGGCTgagaaaaatgctgaaaaacttCATTACGCCGCCATGAGCCAAAAGTTTGAAGGAAACAGCGAGAGTCTCAGTCAGAAGGAGAATCAGTCTGTCACTTAAGCTGTGAGTTGATAAACGCCATCGAATTTTTATAGTCAAAATAAGTTTCCAAATAATCCCAGCCCCGCCAAGCCGCCACTGTCAGGCCCTTGAGCAGGAACCTTTAACCCTCTTTGCTGCGGGGACATCATCTCACGCCTGACCTTGAGCTCGGACGGCAGggggaaggaaaagaaaaaaaaaaaaaaaaaagcatctctcTGTTCTGTACTTGTATATGTGACAATAAAATAAGGACTCTTACCAGCGTATTGCCTTTTCTTACATCCTCCAGGCGTTCCAATATTTGGGTCAGACTTGGGTCATCGGAGTCCACAAACCATAATGGAGGCGTTGAAGGATAGGATtcctgagagacagacaagagATTGTTGATGTATTAAATTTatcaagaaaaaaagtaaacaagaaATAACAAGAACAATACGCTCGCAGTTTCACAACcaatcattttaaagcattgTAACTGAACGAACAATGATTCCCATATGATATATccactataaaataaatatatggaCACTGTTTGAAACCTGAAAGGCAGCAAAAATAGAGCTGTGTGtactttttaaagctttgctCAGAAACTGCAAACTGAAAAATCACACCCTGATAGCTAGTGCTACATTCAACTAAACCTGTAACTCAGAAATATCTGacctccgactaggaaaaaACTTGGCattcctactcggaaagtcAGGAAGGTCTCCAGCATACGATGTCCTggcaacatggccgctcacactgccatcagtaaataaaatatcgttcaactttaaatgaatttatagtagtatttaatTTAGATCAACCATCATGGACACATTCGCcagttaaatctataacacttaCCGTACAGTTCGTGGTtctgagaaagtaaatacattATAAACTCATGATCACTAATGTTAGTTGGCTAACCTGCTGCTAGCTTTACACACTCTTTCATGGAGGCATTTACGTGAACATAATTCCGAGTTCAGATTCCCACGTCCGAGTTAAGACGAACGCAGCACAAGCTAGCTAGAAACAACATCAAAATGTCAATAATGTCACCTGTtgatattctttattttttgattgTTGCATTTGTGTACAAAATTCTACTGATATCATGAACTAAccattattttactttatggAGTCTTTGAGATCCTGTCTAtgtaagacagaaaaaaaataataaattctaaaTCTCACGCCATACtccaaaaaaagattaaaatatgatACCACATGATTGACTTAATAAGCTGTGAATAAAGATTTGCAATTTCTCTGACAGGAAGGGTGAACTTTTTTTGTGGGTCGCTGTTAAATAT
The genomic region above belongs to Pangasianodon hypophthalmus isolate fPanHyp1 chromosome 6, fPanHyp1.pri, whole genome shotgun sequence and contains:
- the ube2q1 gene encoding ubiquitin-conjugating enzyme E2 Q1 isoform X1; protein product: MSVSGLKAELKFLESIFDTNHERFRIIDWKPDELSCQFNVTGEKLLIIHCNITESYPSTPPLWFVDSDDPSLTQILERLEDVRKGNTLLLQQLKRLICDLCRLYNLPQHPDVEMLDQPLPAGPVNQERKHGTTDEVTSEEEEEEDMGEDIEELDHYEMKEEEPVDGKKSEDDGIEKENLAILEKIRKNQRQDHLNVSAHSGAVSGSVQASDRLMKELREIYRSQSYKSGIYSVELVNDSLYEWHVKLRTVDPDSPLHSDLQVLKEKEGMDYILLNFSYKDNFPFDPPFVRVVSPVLSGGYVLGGGALCMELLTKQGWSSAYSIESVIMQINATLVKGKARVQFGANKNQYNLARAQQSYKSLVQIHEKNGWYTPPKEDG
- the ube2q1 gene encoding ubiquitin-conjugating enzyme E2 Q1 isoform X2, with amino-acid sequence MSVSGLKAELKFLESIFDTNHERFRIIDWKPDELSCQFNVTGEKLLIIHCNITESYPSTPPLWFVDSDDPSLTQILERLEDVRKGNTLLLQQLKRLICDLCRLYNLPQHPDVEMLDQPLPAGPVNQERKHGTTDEVTSEEEEEEDMGEDIEELDHYEMKEEEPVDGKKSEDDGIEKENLAILEKIRKNQRQDHLNGAVSGSVQASDRLMKELREIYRSQSYKSGIYSVELVNDSLYEWHVKLRTVDPDSPLHSDLQVLKEKEGMDYILLNFSYKDNFPFDPPFVRVVSPVLSGGYVLGGGALCMELLTKQGWSSAYSIESVIMQINATLVKGKARVQFGANKNQYNLARAQQSYKSLVQIHEKNGWYTPPKEDG